In the genome of Haemorhous mexicanus isolate bHaeMex1 chromosome 22, bHaeMex1.pri, whole genome shotgun sequence, the window CAGGTTGTTGCAGCCTTGATGGaccctcagcagcagggcagggggacatCTCTGGGCCAGCATGCCCAGctcaggtgctggcagctgggctgaggggtggggaagggagTGAGCATGGAGCAAGCATGTCCCTTTCTCCCTTGCCACAGGCGGATAACGTGGGGCAAGTACATGAACTGTGGGCAAACGTGCATCGCCCCAGACTACATCCTGTGTGACCCATCCATCCAGAGCAAGGTGGTGGAGAACATCAAGGCCACTCTGAAGGTGAGGGAGGAGTCCCTTGTGCTGTGGGGATTGTCCCAGGTGTGatttcctggagctgtggctgctggaagGTGTGCTGAGCACTCTTGTTTCTGCTGTTCCCTTTTCTCAGGAATTCTATGGGGAGGACGTGAAGTCATCTCCAGACTATGAAAGGATCGTCAACCAGCGTCACTTCAAGAGGGTCAAGAGCCTGCTGGAAGGGCAGAAAATTGCTCATGGAGGAGAGACTGATGAGGCCTCCTGCTTCATAGgtgctcctggcagctgctgtggaggggAGGTGGTAGTGGGTTCTTTGTGGGGTCTGTTTGTCTGTGCCTTACTTGGGTTATGTTGAACAGCCCAAGGTGATGTGATGGGCCAGGTCTGTATCCTGCTCATGCTGTTCTCTCATTCTCCCATTTGCCTCAGCACCAACCATCCTCACGGATGTTTCCCCGGAGTCAAAGGTGATGGAGGAGGAAATCTTTGGGCCAGTGCTGCCCATTGTGACTGTGAAGAGCGTGGAGGAAGCCATTGAGTTCATCAATGGTCGGGAGAAGCCTCTTGCCCTGTATGTCTTCTCCAACAACAAGCAGGTGGgtctgggctgtgccagaggagaTGAACTTTGCTGAAATGTAGCTCCCTTCTCAGTATGCTGTTACTTGGTCTGGTCTCTTCTTTGAGCCTTTTTAAtcttctggtttgtttttttttctttttctagttaATCAAGACAGTCATCTCAGAAACCTCCAGTGGTGGTGTGACTGGAAATGATGTCATTATGCATTACTTCCTCTCAACTTTGCCTTTTGGTGGTGTTGGTAAGTTACTGAAGCTTCTTAAGAGTTGGGACTTAATGCACAGTGTTGTTCCCAGGGAGCAACAACTCATGGTTTGTGTCTGGATATCCCTGTGCCTCCTGTAGCTCAAGAGTCTCTGTGCAGCAGGTCTTCATAATAATTAAAGTTCTGGCAGTGCATTAGGACAGGGGCCAGGAGGGAAAAACCTTTGCCTGTATTTTTGGAAAGACTGAAGCATTTAGTGCAGCCTGCTGGGGAAGGTGCATCAAAACCATTAGCTGCAGTCAGAGTGACTGGTGTAAATgaggtgaggaagaagagggttGGAGTACAGATGAGAAGTGCTGCAAGGGAAGGCTCAGTTGTCCTCAGGTGGGCAGAGTTCAGGCTGGCTGAGCCTGAGGAGTGccctcctggctgtgtccctcaGGGCACAGCGGGATGGGCGCCTACCACGGCAAGCACAGCTTCGAGACCTTCTCGCACCGCCGCGCCTGCCTGATCAAGGACCTGAAGATGGAGAGCACCAACAAAGTGCGGTACCCACCCAGCAGCCAGAAGAAGGTGGACTGGGCCAAGTTCTTCCTGCTGAAGAGGTTTAACAAGGCCCGGATTGGGCTCTttgtgctggccctgctgggggtTGTGGCAGCAGTGATGATCAAGGTGAGTTTTGGGTCTTTGCTGTCTGTGGCAGTGCATGTACAATTTACCTGATCTGTTCTTTGCAACTGCAGCCCTTTTATAAAGCCTggcctctttttcttcttgagaTTTATGATATCTGTCCCACCTTAAATTCTTACCTTCTCACTCTTGCAAGCTGTCTGTAGAATAGGAATATCCCCGGAGAGATCTCCAGGCTGCTGTACTCCTTGTTGCTCTTCCCTGGTAGGTGACACCCGTGGGATGCTCCCTCCAGAGGCAGAGGTTGGTAGTTTTGGACTGGTTAGGTGTGGCTTCCATTCCAGGGCTCCCTTCAGCAGCGTTTGAGCTGCCTCACAGCCCAGCGAGCTGCAGTCTGTGCAGTGGCACCCTGGAGAGGGAAGCTGTGTCCCAAAGCTGGGGTCTGTGACAAGCTCTTGCTCCCCCTCACCCATTGCAGCCCCTGTGTGACCTCAGCTCAATTATTCCCATTTCCTCCCTTGTTTCCAGCTGGGTAGTGCGGAAGGGTGGGATGtcctctcctctctgcaggaggcagaggCTTGCAGGAGGCTCAGGATGCCTCCTGAGGTGGGGGAGCAAGATCTGAATCTCTAAGCCCTATCAGTGCTGGTTGTCCATGTCTGACAAACCAGACACTACATGTGCTTTCACTGATTGCTCCGTGGGGTTTACTGAGCTtaagggagcagctcctgagggcaCAGGAGGAGGCAGGGTGGATCAGAACTCTGCCCTTCAGTCTGTGTAGTTGCTGCTGCAAGGAGACACTCAGGAGCCCAGCATCCCAGGGGAAATAACCTGCTCACATAACCCAGGAGGAGATTTAAGAGCCAAGAACTGGCTCAGGCCTcgaggcagcagccagggaggcagGCCCTGTGTAGGGCAATGAAAGGGGGGAATCTCACAGCATCTTGAAATCATTTGGGTTTCTCAGAGCCACCAGTCTGTGCTGAAGAGAAAAGCCCTCTTGGTTctgctggctgtgcagaggctgggctggcccAGTGGGTGGTAAGGAGGAGCAGGTTTCAGAgcactgctgtggctgccacagTGAGGTAGgagcctttttcttctcctgtgtgTAGACCTAGTCTGAGATTGGGAAAAGCTTTATAGATGAGTGAATGTGGGGCTGAGCCAGAGCACGATGTTTTCCCTGGCATCTGAGATAAGCAGTGCatgctgaggggctggagagctgcacGCTGGGGAACCCCCTGCCTGAAGGGGCTTTGCTTCAGGCTGTTCTAGAATGGGAATTGGTTTTGTCTCAGCAGATCCTTCACAGGGTGTTGgtgttgtgttttgctttcACAGGTGGTTAACTGATGAAGAGAGGAGAAGGTGCCATGTGCTCATCATACTCTGGGTGCTCGCTTTGTGTCTGTTTCCTTAAGCTGGgaagtcattcttttcttttgttctggGTGATTTCAGTGAGCTGTCGAGCACACAGAGTAGCCTTAGAGAGGCACTAACCACAAGAAGGCTCAGATTCCTGTTTACTTAAAAGCCATGCTGGAACAGAGGGACCAGTGGGGACAAGCTCTCCGAAGGAGGACTACAGAGCAAGAAATTCCAGTCCCTACCTCCACCCCGTGCCATGCAGAGCTTCCAGAGACACACAGTGTCCTGCACCAAACCACTCACCTTCCTTCACTGACCAAGAGGAGCTGAAATTTCAGCAGTCCTTGGGTTGAGAgtgttttccctgcagttttGGGGATGTTCTGAACACCCACCCTCCTGGTGACAAGCCTGGGACCAGCTGTGCTGCCCGATGCATTTGGCCAAGAGTGGTGGCTGTGAGTGAACCCAGTGAGGTTCCCCTTGCCATTTAATTGAGGTGAAACATTCTCACATCTCTGCAATCCAGGATTATCCACAACTGCTCAGGGGCTGCTTGCTGGGCTCTGTGTTTCATCATGTGCCTTTAGCAGTTATTTAGCAGTTAGAAAATGCCAAAGGTGAtgcctgtgctgcctgtgttgtgctgatGAGTGTCTCATGCTGGAGCAAAAGAACTTTCAGGCCTGTTCAGAGAAGTGGGAATGACAGATACCTTGTGgatcagcccagccccacacagccacttgctttttccctgtgggatggggaagagaattggaagaaagtgagaaaacttgtaTGTTGAgataaaaatagtttaaaaggTGAAGTGAAAACTGGGCTTGCAGGCAGATCAAAGCAAATTAAGGAATTTGTTCATTAATTCCCCTCatcaggcaggtgttcagccgtccccaggagagcagggcatCATCACACCTGGTGGTGacttgggaaaacaaacaccAGAACTCCCAATGTcacaaacccaaaacagcaCCGTCCTTCTATGAAGAAACTTAGTGTCTAACACAAAAATTAACTTCATCCCAGCTAAAGACAGTACAAAGCTGTTCCTGATCAGGTTCCTCCAAGGCAAAACAATAACTGGAAGAGTGTGTGTGCTCCTTCGTGTTTGAGCTTTTCAGGATTCTGTAATCTTGCACTGGGGGATTATGTGGGGCTTGTTCTAGCTTGGGGGAAGGATGCTGAAGGTATTGAAGGTGAAAGAGCCTTAGAACTTTTAATGttaaagcaaactgaaaaaatattactAAATGCAATTACCATAGAGTAGAAAGTTATATTTACTGTGCAATAAGTGGGATTTCTTCATGTCTGGTGAAAATCCATGTGCTAAGCCTTTTTGATGATACATTTTGCAAGCCACTAAATAAACACTgagaatttaaataataaactgAGTGTGGTAAGTCCTTGCAGTCTCCTGAGGAATCCTGCTCTGCTGGTCCCAGCTCTGGCCATGGCTTGTCTGCATGGCACACAGGTGTTGTGAGGTATCCCTGGCACCCTGGCAAGGATCCTCtagagctcctggagccaggTAGGAGTGGGATGAGCCAGTAGAGGAGCTGGCATGTTTCCCCCTCTCAGATCCATGCTGGATTGCCTGCCACCTGcctggttggggttttttagatCCCGAGCCTATGTCCCGACAGCAGCTGTGGCACGTGGGCCAGGCGTGGGCAAAGCCACGTGGTCTCTGCCATCCCACACCAGGGCTGAGtcactgccctggctgggagcagccacccAGGGCTGGACAGAGTTGGGTAAAGGGCATCTCATGATGCCCAGCAagagccctgggccagggccagcTCTCCCGTGGGAGGAGGGATCacccctggccatggcaggggaaggGCTTGTGCCTGCTTGCAGTCACCACAGGAGGCTGGTGGAGAGAGAAGCTTCTCTGAAGGtaacttgctttttttccttctttttttaatgagtcACTTGCTTTTTTTGGGCTGTATCAcacagctgtggcagtgggTTGGGGAGGGCGGGATATAATCATTGTAAGGGGATTTTGGTGTCTTGGTTGGTTGGGCAGGGAAGCAGGACCAGATCTCTGGTCCTGACTAAAGAGTGaaatgctgctcctgggaggtgCAGGGTGAAAtctctgcagtgtttctgtgGAGACGAGCGAGGGCCTCAGGGTTATGGGCGCAGGCCGGCTCCGGGCACACAGCTCTGTTCCCAGCTGGCTGCCCACCCAGGCCATGGCCATCTCTGTGCTTTGGCTCCTTGGGATCATCCCTGTGAGCAGAGGGTGGAGTGGCTGGTGGATTTGAGGCTTGGAGAAAGCACCCTCAGAAGAGGATCAATCAGCAAACCCCAGATTGCTCTGAGAGGTGCCCTGGAACAGGGCTTGGGTGCTGTGAGCCCTCAGCACTCAGCTTGAGAGCGGGAACGCCTCATGAGAAGGACAACATCTCCCAGCCTTGCTCAGGGTGGGACACTCATGGAGGTgttcccagggctgagcagccctCCAGGGCCCTGTGGTGAGCTGGGGGTCGCCGGTGTCTCCTCAGTGCTGAGCAGCCATGGAGAAGATGCAGCAGACCGTGGGCCGGGCCAGGGCCGCCTTCAGGTCGGGCCGGAGCCGCCCGCTGGAGTTCAGGATTCAGCAGCTGAAGGCCCTGCAGAGAATggtgcaggagaaggagaaggagatcATGAGAGCCCTCAAGGCTGATCTGAACAAGGTCTGTGTTGTCAGGGGGTCCCTCACTTTTGCTGTGCATGGACAGTGGATAAAgcaagaaggccaagggctgCCTCTGCAATGACAAATGGTTTTTGTCATGTCCCCCGCTGTGCAAGTGGAGGACTCTGACTCCCCAGGGTGCCACGGTGACTGTGGGAGGTGGGGGTGCCTTTTCCATCCCTTCCCCAAACTCCCTGTTGTTACAGACTGGGCCCAATGCCTTCACCCAAGAGatcctgggggtgctgggggagctggccCTCACCATGGAGAAGCTGCcatcctgggcagcccctcATCATGTCAAAAAGGACCTGCTGACCCTGAGGGACGAGGCCTTCATCAACTACGAGCCCCTGGGTGTGGTGCTGGTCATCGGGGCCTGGAACTACCCCTTTGCCCTGGTCATGCAGCCCCTGATCGGGGCCATTGCAGCAGGTGGGGATCCAGAACAGCcttgggggggggtcctggctgGGTGTGGGACAGAGGATTGATGGCTCAGTGTCCAtgctgtgtgtgccctgcagGCAACGCTGTGGTGGTGAAGCCGTCGGAGGTCAGCGAGAACACAGCTCGGCTGGTGGCTGAGCTCCTCCCACAGTACCTGGACAAGGTGAGTGTGGCCCCATGTTGGTCCCCTTGTTCCTCTGTGTCACAGTGATGAGTTGGGTTGGGGTGACCCTGATGTCCCTGCTCGGCAGGATCTGTATGCTGTAGTCACTGGAGGAGTTCCTGAGACAACCGAGCTGCTGACCCAGAGATTTGATCACATTCTCTACACTGGCAACTCTGCAGTGGGCAAAATTgtgatggcagcagctgccaagcACCTGACCCCTGTcaccctggagctgggggggaAGAGCCCCTGCTACATCGACAAGGACTGTGACCTGGCTGTCGCCTGCAGGTCAGGTTGTTGCAGCCTTGATGGgccctcagcagcagggcaggggaacaTCTCTGGGCCAGCATGCCCAGctcaggtgctggcagctgggctgaggggtggggaAGAGAGTGAGCATGGAGCAAGCATGTCCCTTTCTCCCTTGCCACAGGCGGATAACGTGGGGCAAGTACATGAACTGTGGGCAAACGTGCATCGCCCCAGACTACATCCTGTGTGACCCATCCATCCAGAGCAAGGTGGTGGAGAACATCAAGGCCACTCTGAAGGTGAGGGAGGAGTCCCTTGTGCTGTGGGGATTGTCCCAGGTGTGatttcctggagctgtggctgctggaagGTGTGCTGAGCACTCTTGTTTCTGCTGTTCCCTTTTGTCAGGAATTCTATGGGGAGGACGTGAAGTCATCTCCAGACTATGAAAGGATCATCAACCAGCGTCACTTCAAGAGGATCCTGGGCTTGCTGGAAGGGCAGAAAATTGCTCTTGGGGGAGAGACTGATGAGGCCTGCCGCTTCATAGgtgctcctggcagctgctgtggaggggAGGTGGTAGTGGGTTCTTTGTGGGGTCTGTTTGTCTGTGCCTTACTTGGGTTATGTTGAACAGCCCAAGGTGATGTGATGGGCCAGGTCTGTGTCCTGCTCATGCTGTTCTCTCATTCTCCCATTTGCCTCAGCACCAACCATCCTCACGGATGTTTCCCCGGAGTCAAAGGTGATGGAGGAGGAAATCTTTGGGCCAGTGCTGCCTATTGTGACTGTGAAGAGCGTGGAGGAAGCCATTGAGTTCATCAACCTTAGAGAGAAGCCTCTTGCCCTGTATGTCTTCTCCAACAACAAGCAGGTGGgtctgggctgtgctccctcctggAAGTGTCTCTGCACAGCTGGATCCTGACCATGGCTGATCCCAGACACAGCATTCTGCAGGGTCTGTGTCAGTTCCTTTTCCATAAAGGAAATTTATAGAAATTGCAGCATTTGGGGGCCAtgagagcccccagagctgctggagctcccaATCTCCTGCTGAAGGGCTCTAGCTTTGTGCATGTCTACCTACACAGGTGGGTGCTGCTTCCTGCCCTGTCTCCTGCCCCCATTTCCTGGCTCTGTTGTGCCAGCTCAGGAATCCAGGTCAGGGCTTTGCCCTGGAACAACAGCCCCAGGCAGTTTGGGTGGGAGGGCTGAGGAGCACCTTGGGCTGAAGCCCTTTCATTTTGTGGCTGTTCCAGCTGGGCAGATCCTGTGCTTAAGCGGTGTAAACTGGCTTCTCTCATGGAAcaaggcacagcctgtgcctccCATAAAGGGGGATGGAAGCACCACCTTGAACCCTCCCTGCTGTGGTACATGGTGTTGTGTCCCCTCCTGATTTGTTCTGTGCCCTCTCCCATTGTGGGCAGCTGATCAGACGGGTGATAGCAGAGACCTCCAGCGGTGGCATGACAGCCAACGATGTCATCATGCactctgtgctcccagagctgcccttcgGCGGTGTGGGTgagtccctgctccagcccacgCACCTGCATTGATCGGCAGCAGCCTCTGGCCCCACCCAGGAGCTGTCTGCCCATTTGGCAATTCAGGAACTCCCAGCTGCATTGCCCGTTAGTGTTATTTTCTGGGGTGGGTTGCTTTATAAAAAGGCTCATTTGGTTGTTAGGCCtcttgttggttttggttgttaGGCCTCTCGGTGAGAGAGGAAACCCCCTGGCATACAAGTGAGCTCTGGttctcctgtgctggggtgtGGGATGAATTTGTTGAATGAGTTTCCACAGCTGCTGTCAGGCTCCTGTGGCagagctcacctggctgtgggcacagggctgagctcttGGGTGTTGCTGAGTGTCCTCCTCATGTCCCACTCCTTGAAATCATaggcacagctcctcctgtgcctgaCCCCTGTGAGAATTCTGTAGGAAAATCAAGGCTGGCCCTGGGAGGAGATAATTAGTGTCATTAACCTTTTAAGGGTGGGTTCACACAAGCAGCAGCTCAAGGTGGTGAGCAGGTCCTTGCTGATTGCTGCTAAGTTAAAAAAAGCTGCTCTTTGCTCCTCTGCCCTGAGAAGGAGCATGACCAAGCTTTCCCCGTGTCTGGGGGCTGTCAAAGTGAGTTTGAGAAaggcaggtgtccctgtccctggtgtgagctgcctggctgtgtccctcaGGGCACAGCGGGATGGGCGCCTACCACGGCAGGCACAGCTTCCAGACCTTCTCCCACCACCGTGCCTGCCTGGTCAAGGACCTGAGGTGGGATGTTGTGAACAGAGTGAGGTACCCACCTGGCAGCGAGGAGATCATGCAGTTGGCCAAGCTCTTCCTGCTGAAGCACTGtcacaggagcagggtgggacagTTCATCTcggccctgctggcagctgtgaaAGCCCTGGTGGCAAAGGTGAGTTTGGGTCTCTGCTGTCCTTGTGGGtgtgtgctcccagctctgtcctctgAGCCCCTCCTAACCCTACATCACCCCATTCCTTTGAGCTCTGCTATCTCCCTGGAGGACTCATCCCTGTTTCTGTGCCTTCCAGGTGTTGTGCCCCCACTGAGAGGGGTGATGGGCAGCCAGCCCTTGGACCCACTGCTCGCTCCCTGCAGTCCTACCGCTGAACTTTTCTTTGCTGCAATTTCATTCCTTCCAAGGCAGCCAATGCACTGAAGAGGTAGAAGACAAAAGAATGCACCCAATCAGAGACACCCCAAGTTAAAGGCTCCAGCTCCTGTTGAAACAGGAATCTATCCAGACCTAGTCCCTGGATCATGCCTGAGCAGTGAgtggcagagggaaggaagcaTCCACCCTGCTTCGTAAACAGTAGCTCCTCTAAAAATTCCTGGGAACGTGGGAGTGTTTGTCACAAGGGTATCTAAACAAAGCCAGTCGTTACTGAGCCTGTTATCTCTGTAACACCTCACCTGATCCCCAGAGGAAGCTGCTCATCACAGCGATAAGCCTGGGAAATGAGGGTCTCACTGCAGGGGACAGTCCAGGCTGGttgtccccagagcagagggaaaggagactCGAAGAACCTGCAGCATCTCATCTGTGAAGGGCCTCATGACTGAATGGGTGATGCTCCTTGCAGGAAACCACCTCTAGCCATCCAAGGTGTGCAAAGGCCTTCCAAGGTGTGGCAAAAGCCACCTGAGCTGT includes:
- the LOC132337306 gene encoding aldehyde dehydrogenase family 3 member A2-like isoform X2, coding for MEKMQQIVGRARAAFRSGRSRPLEFRIQQLKALQRMVQEKEKEILAALKADLNKCGYNAYSHEILGVLGELALTMEKLPSWAAPQPVKKNLLTMRDEAYIGYEPLGVVLVIGAWNYPFVLVMQPLIGAIAAGNAVVVKPSEVSENTARLVAELLPQYLDKELYPVVTGGVPETTELLTQRFDHILYTGNTAVGKIVMAAAAKHLTPVTLELGGKSPCYIDKDCDLAVACRRITWGKYMNCGQTCIAPDYILCDPSIQSKVVENIKATLKEFYGEDVKSSPDYERIVNQRHFKRVKSLLEGQKIAHGGETDEASCFIAPTILTDVSPESKVMEEEIFGPVLPIVTVKSVEEAIEFINGREKPLALYVFSNNKQLIKTVISETSSGGVTGNDVIMHYFLSTLPFGGVGHSGMGAYHGKHSFETFSHRRACLIKDLKMESTNKVRYPPSSQKKVDWAKFFLLKRFNKARIGLFVLALLGVVAAVMIKVVN
- the LOC132337458 gene encoding aldehyde dehydrogenase family 3 member A2-like; translation: MEKMQQTVGRARAAFRSGRSRPLEFRIQQLKALQRMVQEKEKEIMRALKADLNKTGPNAFTQEILGVLGELALTMEKLPSWAAPHHVKKDLLTLRDEAFINYEPLGVVLVIGAWNYPFALVMQPLIGAIAAGNAVVVKPSEVSENTARLVAELLPQYLDKDLYAVVTGGVPETTELLTQRFDHILYTGNSAVGKIVMAAAAKHLTPVTLELGGKSPCYIDKDCDLAVACRRITWGKYMNCGQTCIAPDYILCDPSIQSKVVENIKATLKEFYGEDVKSSPDYERIINQRHFKRILGLLEGQKIALGGETDEACRFIAPTILTDVSPESKVMEEEIFGPVLPIVTVKSVEEAIEFINLREKPLALYVFSNNKQLIRRVIAETSSGGMTANDVIMHSVLPELPFGGVGHSGMGAYHGRHSFQTFSHHRACLVKDLRWDVVNRVRYPPGSEEIMQLAKLFLLKHCHRSRVGQFISALLAAVKALVAKVLCPH
- the LOC132337306 gene encoding aldehyde dehydrogenase family 3 member A2-like isoform X1, encoding MEKMQQIVGRARAAFRSGRSRPLEFRIQQLKALQRMVQEKEKEILAALKADLNKCGYNAYSHEILGVLGELALTMEKLPSWAAPQPVKKNLLTMRDEAYIGYEPLGVVLVIGAWNYPFVLVMQPLIGAIAAGNAVVVKPSEVSENTARLVAELLPQYLDKELYPVVTGGVPETTELLTQRFDHILYTGNTAVGKIVMAAAAKHLTPVTLELGGKSPCYIDKDCDLAVACRRITWGKYMNCGQTCIAPDYILCDPSIQSKVVENIKATLKEFYGEDVKSSPDYERIVNQRHFKRVKSLLEGQKIAHGGETDEASCFIAPTILTDVSPESKVMEEEIFGPVLPIVTVKSVEEAIEFINGREKPLALYVFSNNKQLIKTVISETSSGGVTGNDVIMHYFLSTLPFGGVGHSGMGAYHGKHSFETFSHRRACLIKDLKMESTNKVRYPPSSQKKVDWAKFFLLKRFNKARIGLFVLALLGVVAAVMIKSHQSVLKRKALLVLLAVQRLGWPSGW
- the LOC132337306 gene encoding aldehyde dehydrogenase family 3 member A2-like isoform X3, whose translation is MEKMQQIVGRARAAFRSGRSRPLEFRIQQLKALQRMVQEKEKEILAALKADLNKCGYNAYSHEILGVLGELALTMEKLPSWAAPQPVKKNLLTMRDEAYIGYEPLGVVLVIGAWNYPFVLVMQPLIGAIAAGNAVVVKPSEVSENTARLVAELLPQYLDKELYPVVTGGVPETTELLTQRFDHILYTGNTAVGKIVMAAAAKHLTPVTLELGGKSPCYIDKDCDLAVACRRITWGKYMNCGQTCIAPDYILCDPSIQSKVVENIKATLKEFYGEDVKSSPDYERIVNQRHFKRVKSLLEGQKIAHGGETDEASCFIAPTILTDVSPESKVMEEEIFGPVLPIVTVKSVEEAIEFINGREKPLALYVFSNNKQLIKTVISETSSGGVTGNDVIMHYFLSTLPFGGVGHSGMGAYHGKHSFETFSHRRACLIKDLKMESTNKVRYPPSSQKKVDWAKFFLLKRFNKARIGLFVLALLGVVAAVMIK